From the Borrelia puertoricensis genome, one window contains:
- a CDS encoding AAA family ATPase — protein sequence MYNRRTLNNLFFKSFLFFMKRKHLVFTEEHIFYSLISDEKIKELLSLCTLDFYSFNKILEKFFEQLPLRDSDISDYLFKMNDLYQEIVNTIFYYKKPYKLQEKDLLWVLISKRKNIILDALLKSGFSLTIFDKIIEVYDYLGSDLDLNSSENEKFIANDLFGKEMDKDGVLSIFEEDYLKLEQSDDLSDNDNLVEDFLVNVIDSLEPSLDKNPLVGREEELCELIQIMLRKYKSNPIVFGDPGVGKTILLQGLAYMIKVDQVPQELVGYEVYSLDIGRLISGTRYRGDLEDRVNKLLDFLYLKKKVILFIDEIHMIVGAGATSFSNIDVSNLLKPILTLGKVKLIGATTKYEYQKFFLKDKALMRRFHSIELKEPSFEDTYLILKGAKEQYEKHHNVEYTDEAIWASINMSKYIKDRFLPDKAFDLLDGLGAKFKLEGNKKVITGDDVKIFVKSIIGTNVFNFDDYDQNLLVNLERKIRESIIIDENILSDLILNIKLLRIKFLLKNNTLGIFILMGSSDVDKNRLACILSEELKIPKLTLGMSEYGDFDGINRLIGPVYGSESYDEPTKFFKFLSESSTSIIVLSNFDKSSKKVTDFFFEGFNTGKLFDSLGRSVSLSDSIIILDIEIKHREFDGIGFKTETIDVRSLLEKRFSTQFLDLVDHIFFFKPVGEDDFEKIIIEEMNNFVKILKNEKVDVFFEENIVNYFQNKTYRSGFGIKSVRKIVLKEIGGLLVNDMISKKFKENDKIRVYLDETIKYELL from the coding sequence ATGTATAACAGAAGAACTTTAAATAATTTGTTTTTTAAATCATTTCTGTTTTTTATGAAACGTAAGCATCTTGTTTTTACTGAAGAGCATATTTTTTACAGTTTAATTAGCGATGAAAAGATTAAAGAGTTGCTTAGTTTATGTACACTTGATTTTTATAGTTTTAATAAAATTTTGGAAAAATTCTTTGAACAGCTTCCTTTAAGAGATTCTGATATTTCAGATTATCTTTTTAAGATGAATGATTTATATCAAGAAATAGTCAATACAATTTTTTATTATAAGAAACCTTATAAGTTGCAAGAGAAAGATTTGTTATGGGTATTAATTAGTAAAAGAAAAAATATAATTTTAGATGCTTTATTAAAATCAGGTTTTAGTTTGACTATCTTTGACAAGATAATTGAAGTTTATGATTACTTAGGTTCAGATTTAGATTTAAACTCTAGTGAAAATGAAAAATTTATTGCAAATGATCTTTTTGGTAAAGAGATGGATAAGGATGGGGTTTTGAGTATTTTTGAAGAAGATTATTTAAAGTTAGAGCAAAGTGATGATTTATCTGATAATGACAATTTAGTTGAAGATTTTTTAGTTAATGTTATTGATAGTTTAGAGCCAAGCTTAGATAAAAACCCTTTGGTTGGTCGAGAAGAAGAGTTATGCGAATTGATTCAAATAATGCTTCGTAAATATAAGAGTAATCCAATTGTATTTGGAGATCCTGGAGTTGGGAAGACAATATTATTGCAAGGACTTGCTTATATGATAAAAGTGGACCAAGTACCTCAGGAATTGGTAGGTTATGAGGTTTATTCTCTTGATATTGGGAGACTTATATCTGGAACGCGGTATAGAGGAGATCTTGAAGATAGAGTAAATAAACTCTTAGATTTCTTATATTTAAAAAAAAAAGTAATTCTTTTTATCGACGAAATTCATATGATAGTTGGAGCTGGGGCTACGTCTTTTAGTAACATAGATGTTTCAAATTTGTTAAAGCCTATATTAACTTTAGGTAAAGTAAAATTAATTGGTGCTACTACCAAATATGAATACCAAAAATTCTTTTTGAAAGATAAAGCTTTAATGAGAAGATTTCATAGCATAGAACTTAAAGAACCAAGTTTTGAGGATACTTATCTTATTTTAAAAGGGGCTAAGGAACAATATGAAAAACATCATAATGTGGAGTACACAGATGAGGCCATATGGGCTTCAATTAATATGTCTAAGTATATTAAAGACAGATTTCTTCCCGATAAAGCTTTTGACCTATTAGATGGTCTTGGAGCTAAATTTAAACTTGAGGGTAATAAGAAAGTCATAACGGGCGATGATGTAAAAATTTTTGTTAAATCCATTATTGGAACTAATGTTTTTAATTTTGATGATTATGATCAAAATTTGCTCGTTAATCTGGAACGTAAAATAAGAGAGAGCATAATAATTGATGAGAATATTTTATCTGATTTGATATTAAACATTAAACTTTTAAGGATTAAATTTCTCTTAAAAAATAATACTCTTGGTATCTTTATTTTGATGGGTTCTTCTGATGTAGATAAGAATAGGCTTGCATGTATTTTGTCAGAAGAACTTAAGATACCTAAATTGACTTTGGGAATGAGTGAATACGGTGATTTTGATGGCATTAATAGATTAATAGGACCTGTATATGGATCTGAATCTTATGATGAGCCTACTAAGTTTTTTAAATTTTTAAGCGAATCTTCAACTTCAATTATTGTCCTGTCCAATTTTGATAAATCTTCCAAGAAGGTTACAGATTTTTTTTTTGAAGGATTTAATACGGGTAAGCTTTTTGATAGTCTTGGTAGAAGTGTAAGCTTATCAGATAGTATAATAATACTAGATATTGAGATAAAACATAGGGAATTTGATGGTATTGGATTTAAAACTGAAACAATCGATGTTAGAAGTTTGCTAGAAAAACGTTTTTCTACTCAGTTTTTGGACCTTGTGGATCATATTTTTTTCTTTAAGCCTGTGGGTGAGGACGATTTTGAAAAAATTATTATTGAAGAGATGAATAATTTTGTTAAGATACTAAAGAATGAAAAAGTCGATGTTTTTTTTGAAGAAAATATTGTCAATTATTTTCAAAATAAGACTTATAGAAGTGGATTTGGCATTAAGAGTGTGCGTAAAATTGTGCTCAAAGAGATTGGGGGGTTATTAGTCAATGACATGATTTCAAAAAAATTCAAAGAGAATGATAAGATTAGAGTTTACCTGGACGAGACAATAAAATATGAGTTGTTGTAA
- a CDS encoding EAL domain-containing protein yields the protein MKNPNSIVISEETINDNDITKIKSIFKISQIVKSRKNISSEYIKQSNIKFAIIYNHKRPIDFSINMANDLKSINNIHSIIIDNKSIDEAIYRPNYIEILKNISELNDKHKLIQQKKLYYDNNNANLNFFLNLSELIQEIVIITNTDNDIIYINEKGSKELELPIKIGGKTNKISDINIIDLEKDTKIDLSYNINDIPEFKNILITNCLLKIKNNKKLIVDLFISTIAQNNIDKLITIKDISELKSKHSIQDLTIIDQQTDLYNIKGLEKLLINQIESSYKKIYLFDLDLHINTECEYKDKRDNSDLKILKKITSRIMSFYSEYIFRLKDNNLIVIISTSGGEQRLISIAEEIKKTISRELKKEGLIIFKFNIGIIEVNLKEDIETKISKLKIATKISDEYKDSMPILYKDELPETILIKKQNKIFEYIVKAIKNDFFSLYYQKITPLKKDLKPKIEILTRLFDYTGTPIPNSNVFSLIDKYNLTVEVDKLVVTKALREYTNFVAKNGVHIFSINISPYSLKSKNFRIFLKETLLKSHVPLQNVCLEITETGILENFELINTYFNELKTFGIKLALDDFGSGYTSLSYIKILPIDIIKIDGSFIQVINSSQTDLVIIKSIKDIADTKKIKIIAEFVSNEEILKKINEIGIDYGQGFLWHKPEPI from the coding sequence ATGAAAAATCCAAATTCAATTGTAATATCTGAAGAAACAATTAATGATAATGATATTACAAAGATCAAATCTATTTTTAAAATATCACAAATAGTAAAATCTAGAAAAAATATCTCTAGCGAATATATCAAACAAAGTAATATTAAATTTGCTATTATTTATAACCACAAAAGACCAATAGATTTTTCAATCAATATGGCAAATGACTTAAAAAGTATTAATAACATTCATTCTATTATCATAGATAACAAATCTATAGACGAAGCAATATATAGGCCAAATTATATAGAAATATTAAAAAACATCAGTGAATTAAACGACAAACACAAACTCATACAACAAAAAAAACTTTATTATGACAATAATAATGCTAATCTTAATTTTTTCTTAAATCTATCTGAACTTATTCAAGAAATAGTGATCATTACAAATACTGACAATGACATCATTTACATTAACGAAAAAGGAAGCAAAGAACTTGAACTCCCAATAAAGATTGGGGGCAAAACAAATAAAATAAGTGACATCAATATCATAGATTTAGAAAAAGATACAAAAATAGATTTAAGTTACAATATAAATGATATTCCCGAATTCAAAAACATACTAATAACCAACTGCCTTTTAAAGATTAAAAATAACAAAAAATTAATAGTAGACTTATTTATCAGTACAATTGCTCAAAACAATATTGATAAATTAATTACAATCAAAGACATATCAGAGTTAAAATCTAAACACAGTATTCAAGATCTCACAATCATTGATCAACAAACAGATCTGTATAACATTAAAGGACTTGAAAAGCTATTGATAAATCAAATTGAATCTTCTTATAAAAAAATATATTTATTTGATCTGGATTTACACATAAATACAGAATGTGAATATAAAGACAAGAGAGATAACTCCGACTTAAAGATACTTAAGAAAATTACTTCGAGAATAATGTCATTTTATTCAGAATACATATTTAGATTAAAAGACAATAATTTAATAGTCATTATATCTACAAGCGGAGGAGAACAAAGACTAATTTCAATTGCAGAAGAAATCAAAAAAACCATTTCAAGAGAACTTAAAAAAGAAGGCCTCATAATATTTAAATTCAACATAGGAATAATAGAAGTAAACCTAAAAGAAGATATAGAGACAAAGATTTCAAAATTAAAAATAGCAACAAAAATATCCGATGAATATAAAGATTCCATGCCTATTTTATACAAAGATGAATTACCAGAAACAATACTTATCAAAAAACAAAATAAAATATTTGAATATATAGTAAAAGCAATAAAGAATGACTTTTTTAGTCTCTATTATCAAAAAATTACTCCTCTTAAAAAAGATCTAAAACCCAAAATTGAAATATTAACAAGACTTTTTGACTATACAGGAACTCCTATCCCAAATAGCAATGTATTTAGCTTAATAGATAAGTATAATTTAACTGTTGAAGTGGATAAACTGGTAGTTACTAAAGCATTAAGAGAATATACAAATTTTGTAGCAAAAAATGGTGTTCATATCTTTTCAATAAATATTTCACCATACTCACTCAAGTCCAAAAATTTCAGAATATTCCTCAAAGAAACACTTCTTAAAAGCCATGTTCCACTTCAAAACGTATGCTTAGAAATAACAGAAACTGGAATTTTAGAAAATTTTGAATTAATCAACACATACTTCAACGAACTTAAAACCTTTGGAATTAAACTTGCACTTGACGATTTTGGCAGCGGATATACGTCACTTTCATACATTAAAATCTTGCCAATAGATATCATCAAAATAGATGGTTCTTTCATTCAAGTAATAAATTCTAGTCAAACAGATCTCGTAATAATAAAATCAATAAAAGACATTGCTGACACAAAAAAAATAAAAATTATAGCTGAATTTGTATCTAATGAAGAAATACTTAAAAAGATAAACGAAATAGGAATAGATTATGGACAAGGATTTCTGTGGCATAAACCAGAGCCAATTTAA
- a CDS encoding NAD(P)H-dependent glycerol-3-phosphate dehydrogenase produces MKISIVGAGAWGTAIAKVLANKFKDNVLIWSFEEDVRDGINNDYENVKYLKDIKLPNNLIASSDLQDVVDQADYVFVVTPSLYTLNVLHKLKSMCTTKKFKLAILTKGFITINGRPCTIVDVAESVLSDYKDEITYIAGPSHAEEVGLGIITGLVAASKNRANAFEFINLFSNTSISMFYSDDILGVQIASALKNIFAIAFGILDEYKIENPNLIGNNTESFLFSVSLNDMKNIAFKLGSCDAETFLFLAGSGDLDVTCRSIFGRNRRFGREIVSKNILEGLAGIDDLINNIHKIGYLPEGVIAANEVALLFKFLGSDSNCHNLASIVYKILNKELRPEAVIDYIRNFEV; encoded by the coding sequence ATGAAAATATCTATAGTAGGAGCAGGGGCTTGGGGAACTGCTATTGCTAAGGTTTTGGCAAATAAGTTTAAAGATAATGTTTTGATATGGTCTTTTGAAGAAGATGTTAGAGATGGCATTAATAATGATTATGAAAATGTCAAGTATTTAAAGGATATTAAATTACCAAATAATTTGATTGCAAGTTCTGATTTGCAAGATGTTGTAGATCAAGCCGATTATGTTTTTGTTGTGACACCTTCTCTTTATACTTTAAATGTTTTGCATAAATTGAAAAGTATGTGCACTACTAAAAAGTTTAAGTTAGCAATCCTTACAAAAGGTTTTATAACAATTAATGGGAGGCCTTGTACGATTGTAGATGTTGCAGAGAGTGTTTTAAGTGACTATAAAGATGAAATTACCTATATTGCAGGGCCAAGTCATGCTGAAGAAGTTGGACTTGGAATTATTACAGGACTTGTTGCTGCCAGTAAGAATAGAGCCAATGCTTTTGAATTTATTAATTTATTTAGTAATACTTCTATTTCTATGTTTTATAGTGATGATATCCTTGGGGTTCAAATAGCATCGGCTTTGAAAAATATATTTGCAATTGCATTTGGAATTTTGGATGAGTATAAAATTGAAAATCCAAATTTGATAGGCAATAATACGGAGTCTTTTTTATTCTCAGTTTCTTTAAATGACATGAAAAATATTGCGTTTAAGCTTGGTTCTTGCGATGCGGAAACATTTTTATTTTTAGCTGGTTCTGGAGATTTAGATGTTACTTGTAGAAGTATTTTTGGAAGGAATAGACGATTTGGTCGTGAAATTGTTAGTAAAAATATCTTAGAAGGTTTGGCTGGTATAGATGATTTGATAAATAATATTCATAAAATTGGTTATTTGCCAGAGGGAGTAATTGCTGCTAATGAAGTTGCTTTGCTTTTTAAATTTTTAGGTAGTGATTCAAATTGTCATAATTTAGCGAGCATAGTGTATAAAATTTTAAATAAAGAATTAAGACCTGAAGCTGTCATTGATTATATAAGAAATTTTGAAGTTTAG
- a CDS encoding PTS transporter subunit EIIB, with protein sequence MTKMNKETIKTSEHILECFGGISNIKQVDKDLTRIKILVDSNSLVKRENLTENQNIIGAIKSNEFTEIVMNFEIIDDVYSNILYMMNKKTQ encoded by the coding sequence ATGACAAAAATGAATAAAGAAACAATAAAAACATCAGAACATATTTTAGAATGTTTTGGGGGCATTTCAAATATCAAACAAGTAGACAAAGATCTAACTAGAATAAAAATATTAGTTGACAGCAATTCTCTAGTTAAGAGAGAAAACTTAACAGAAAATCAAAATATTATAGGAGCAATTAAGTCAAATGAATTCACAGAAATTGTAATGAACTTTGAAATAATTGATGACGTTTATAGCAATATCTTGTATATGATGAACAAAAAAACACAATAG
- a CDS encoding aminopeptidase gives MTKQNPWTSLNEEDRNNILEFTQKYKKFLSTVKTEREATNYTIQRAKEKGFINACEKQELKAGDKIFYTCRNKNIALVFIGKEPIENGMNFIVSHTDSPRLDAKPSPITEENELTMMKTNYYGGIKKYQWLSIPLSIRGIIFLQNGEKIEINIGDDKNDPVFVIPDILPHLDRKVQRDKKADDIIEGENLKIIIGSLPIETKEKEKVKYATLKLIKEKYKIEEDDFASAEIEIVPAGEAKDIGFDRALIGAYGQDDRVCVYTSLEAILNLEEIPSKTAVCFLVDKEEIGSTGSTGLNSRYLEYFVSDIIFKLEQNKYNNLLVQKVLWNSKSISADVCGAINPLFKSVHDEQNAPKLGYGISIMKYTGHGGKIMASDADAELISYVRNLLNKNKIAWQVATLGKVDEGGGGTVAKFLAHYGIRTIDIGPGVISMHSPFEITSKFDVYTSYTAYKAFFKG, from the coding sequence ATGACAAAACAAAATCCTTGGACTTCTTTAAACGAAGAAGATAGAAATAACATTTTAGAATTTACTCAAAAATACAAAAAATTTTTAAGCACAGTTAAAACTGAAAGAGAAGCCACCAACTATACTATACAAAGAGCAAAGGAAAAAGGTTTTATTAATGCCTGTGAAAAACAAGAACTCAAAGCTGGGGATAAAATCTTTTACACATGTCGCAATAAAAACATTGCTCTTGTATTTATCGGAAAAGAACCTATTGAAAATGGAATGAATTTCATTGTATCACACACAGATTCACCAAGACTTGATGCCAAACCATCACCAATTACTGAAGAGAACGAATTAACAATGATGAAAACAAATTATTATGGTGGTATCAAAAAATATCAATGGTTATCCATTCCTTTATCAATACGAGGCATAATATTTTTGCAAAACGGAGAAAAAATAGAAATTAACATCGGTGATGATAAGAATGATCCCGTATTTGTAATTCCCGACATTCTGCCACATCTTGACAGAAAAGTACAAAGAGACAAAAAAGCTGATGACATTATTGAAGGTGAAAATTTAAAAATCATAATTGGAAGTCTACCTATTGAGACTAAAGAAAAAGAAAAAGTAAAATATGCCACTCTAAAGTTAATAAAAGAAAAATACAAAATAGAAGAAGATGATTTCGCGTCAGCAGAAATAGAAATAGTACCAGCAGGAGAAGCAAAAGACATAGGATTTGATAGGGCACTAATTGGTGCTTATGGTCAAGATGACAGGGTGTGCGTTTACACTTCACTAGAAGCTATCCTAAATTTAGAAGAAATACCAAGCAAAACCGCTGTATGTTTTCTAGTTGACAAGGAAGAGATTGGATCTACTGGATCAACCGGGCTAAACTCAAGATATCTTGAATACTTTGTATCAGACATAATATTCAAACTTGAACAGAACAAATATAATAACCTCCTTGTTCAAAAAGTATTATGGAACTCAAAAAGTATATCTGCTGATGTTTGCGGTGCAATAAATCCCTTATTCAAATCGGTGCATGATGAACAAAACGCACCCAAATTGGGATATGGAATATCTATCATGAAATATACAGGTCACGGGGGTAAAATCATGGCTAGTGATGCTGATGCTGAACTTATCTCTTATGTTAGGAATTTGCTAAATAAAAATAAAATAGCTTGGCAAGTAGCCACACTTGGAAAAGTAGACGAAGGTGGTGGAGGAACTGTTGCAAAATTCTTAGCACATTATGGCATAAGAACAATAGACATAGGACCTGGTGTCATTAGTATGCACTCACCGTTTGAAATAACCTCGAAATTTGACGTATATACTTCTTACACGGCTTATAAAGCATTCTTTAAGGGATGA
- a CDS encoding glycine--tRNA ligase, with translation MIKIEDIISLAKRKGFVFQSSEIYGGLSGVWDYGPLGIELKKNIQKEWWNTMVYLHENVVGLDSSILMRPEVWEASGHVDSFLDLLVDCKNCKNRFRINSIDLSNGCSSCNSMGMFTTPRSFNLMFKTNIGAVEDSSNEIYLRPETAQGIFVNFRNVLDSTRLKVPFGIAQVGKAFRNEIVAKNFIFRTCEFEQMEMQFFVHPNQMDDWYYYWQQKRMNFFIETLGIKSDNLRFKEHKGDELAHYAKAAVDIEYKFPFGFQEIEGIHNRGNYDLSQHAKFCGKPKMFEYHDLTSGDKYIPYVIETSLGLTRSVLMTLCDAYAHEELEGEGKRIVLRLHPKLAPYKVAILPLVKKDGLPELARKVFMQFSDDFYMFYDDNGTIGKRYRRQDEIGTPYCVTVDYDTIENRTVTLRDRDSMAQVRIPIDDLYSYIRTEILNYKGVANR, from the coding sequence ATGATTAAAATAGAAGATATTATTTCGCTTGCTAAAAGAAAAGGGTTTGTATTTCAATCCTCAGAAATTTATGGGGGACTCTCAGGTGTATGGGACTATGGACCTTTGGGTATTGAGCTTAAGAAAAACATACAAAAAGAATGGTGGAATACCATGGTTTACCTACATGAAAATGTGGTAGGATTGGATAGTTCAATTTTAATGAGACCTGAGGTTTGGGAAGCGTCAGGACATGTTGATAGTTTTTTAGATTTATTAGTGGATTGTAAAAATTGTAAGAATAGATTTAGAATAAATTCTATTGATTTGTCTAATGGTTGTTCTAGTTGTAATTCTATGGGTATGTTTACAACTCCACGAAGTTTTAATTTAATGTTTAAGACTAATATTGGAGCTGTTGAGGATAGTTCTAATGAAATTTATTTAAGGCCAGAGACTGCTCAGGGTATTTTTGTTAACTTTCGCAATGTGTTAGATTCTACAAGACTTAAAGTTCCTTTTGGTATAGCTCAGGTTGGTAAGGCTTTTAGAAATGAGATAGTAGCTAAGAATTTTATATTTAGGACTTGTGAATTTGAACAGATGGAAATGCAATTTTTTGTACATCCTAATCAGATGGATGATTGGTATTATTATTGGCAGCAAAAGAGAATGAATTTTTTTATTGAAACTCTTGGAATAAAATCTGATAATCTTAGGTTTAAAGAACATAAAGGGGATGAACTTGCTCATTATGCTAAAGCCGCAGTTGATATTGAGTATAAATTTCCATTTGGTTTTCAAGAAATTGAAGGAATTCATAATAGAGGTAATTACGATTTGTCTCAGCATGCAAAGTTTTGTGGTAAGCCTAAAATGTTTGAATATCATGATTTAACAAGCGGTGATAAATATATTCCTTATGTTATTGAGACGTCTCTTGGACTTACAAGGAGTGTTTTAATGACTCTTTGTGATGCTTATGCTCATGAGGAGCTTGAGGGAGAAGGTAAACGAATAGTTCTGCGTTTGCATCCTAAACTTGCTCCTTATAAGGTAGCAATACTTCCTCTTGTGAAAAAAGATGGACTTCCTGAACTTGCCAGAAAAGTATTTATGCAGTTTAGTGATGATTTTTATATGTTTTATGATGACAATGGTACAATAGGCAAACGTTACAGGCGTCAAGATGAGATTGGTACGCCTTATTGTGTAACAGTAGATTATGATACTATTGAAAATAGAACCGTTACTTTGAGGGATAGAGATAGTATGGCTCAAGTAAGGATTCCTATTGATGATTTATATTCATATATTAGAACTGAAATTCTAAATTATAAGGGAGTTGCAAATAGATGA
- the tyrS gene encoding tyrosine--tRNA ligase — MNLALGILEKRGFLKQCTNLEALSTLMDEERVVFYVGVDATFNSLHIGHLIPFMAMAHLQRQGHIPIALVGGGTTKIGDPSGKDSMRKILSKEDIEKNVKAIRAQLLKIIDFSSGCILDNSEWLDNINYIEFLRDIGVCFSVNRMLGFETYKRRIKDGLSFIEFNYQLLQSYDFYMLNKNKNCKLQIGGDDQWGNIVSGVDLVKKKLGTEVFGLTLPLITRSDGKKMGKSEKGAVYLDAEFYSVYDFYQYFRNVPDLDVKNFLYLFTFLGDDEIEHMSSVKGHLLNKAKETLAFEITKIVHGEDAALKASSAAQAAFKGGEGNRADIPFFKLALDSLEGSILLIDLMVLSKVVSSKSEARRLINSGGVYIDKVRIGEQDYCLSKYNFTNGEIELKIGKKRILRVIL; from the coding sequence ATGAATCTTGCCTTAGGGATTTTGGAAAAAAGAGGATTTTTGAAACAGTGTACGAATTTGGAAGCCTTAAGCACATTAATGGATGAGGAGAGAGTAGTTTTTTATGTTGGTGTTGATGCTACTTTTAATTCTTTGCATATTGGACATTTGATTCCTTTTATGGCAATGGCACATCTTCAAAGGCAAGGTCATATTCCAATTGCTTTGGTTGGTGGTGGAACTACAAAAATAGGAGATCCTTCAGGTAAGGATTCAATGAGAAAAATTTTATCAAAAGAGGATATAGAAAAAAATGTTAAGGCAATAAGAGCACAATTGCTTAAAATAATAGATTTCAGTAGCGGATGTATCCTAGATAATTCAGAATGGCTTGATAATATTAATTATATTGAGTTTTTAAGAGATATTGGGGTTTGCTTTTCTGTTAATCGTATGTTGGGTTTTGAAACTTATAAGAGAAGAATTAAGGATGGTCTTTCATTTATTGAATTTAATTATCAACTTTTGCAATCATATGATTTTTATATGTTAAATAAAAATAAGAACTGTAAACTTCAAATTGGGGGTGATGATCAATGGGGAAATATTGTCTCAGGTGTTGATTTGGTTAAGAAAAAGTTGGGAACAGAAGTTTTTGGACTTACATTGCCGCTTATTACAAGAAGTGATGGTAAAAAGATGGGCAAATCAGAAAAGGGAGCAGTCTATCTCGATGCAGAGTTTTACAGTGTTTATGATTTTTATCAATATTTTAGGAATGTTCCAGACTTGGATGTTAAGAATTTTTTGTATTTATTTACTTTTTTGGGGGATGATGAAATCGAGCATATGTCAAGTGTTAAAGGGCATTTGTTAAATAAGGCAAAAGAAACCTTGGCGTTTGAAATAACAAAAATTGTTCATGGAGAAGATGCAGCTTTAAAGGCATCCTCAGCAGCTCAAGCAGCATTTAAAGGAGGTGAAGGGAATAGAGCGGATATTCCTTTCTTTAAATTGGCATTAGATAGTTTAGAAGGAAGCATTTTATTAATTGACTTAATGGTTCTCTCTAAAGTTGTATCTAGTAAGTCAGAGGCTAGGCGGCTTATTAATTCTGGTGGAGTTTATATAGATAAAGTAAGAATAGGGGAGCAAGATTATTGTCTTAGTAAGTATAATTTTACCAATGGTGAAATTGAACTTAAAATTGGCAAAAAAAGGATTTTAAGGGTTATTTTGTAG